In the Malania oleifera isolate guangnan ecotype guangnan chromosome 1, ASM2987363v1, whole genome shotgun sequence genome, one interval contains:
- the LOC131143519 gene encoding probable sesquiterpene synthase, translated as MSAQVFTPSGHNQQAAAQEPDIVRRTANFHPSVWGDRFINYTCEDESIQAQKQGRIEELKGEVRRELAAAAGEISQQLHLIDAIQRLGVAYHFQIDIEEALKQAFQKYNSTEYDESNYDGDDLYEAALWFRLLRQEGYNVSCGVFNKFKNDQGNFKESLISDAKGLLGFYEATHLRVHGDDILDEALEFTTAHLRSMVSQLNYPVADQVAHALKQPLHKGLPRLEARRYFPIYQADASHNKALLELAKLDFNLLQSLHKKELSSITKWWKDLDFATKLPFARDRVVEGYFWIVGVYFEPKYMLARRTLTKVIAITSILDDIYDVYGTIEELKIFTEAIERWDISCMGQLPDYMKLCYQALLDVFNEIEEDMAKEGSLFRMYYAKEAMKILVKGYLDEAKWFHEKYVPTFDEYMRVALVTSGYTMLTTISYLGMGEIATKEAFDWLLSHPLIIKASESIGRLMDDMTSHQFEQERGHVASGIECYMSQYGVSEQEAQDEFAKQVINAWKDINQECLRPTAMPMPLLMRILNFTRVIDVIYKGEDGYTHVGKAMKTNIALLLIDHVDI; from the exons ATGTCCGCCCAGGTCTTCACTCCTTCCGGCCATAACCAGCAGGCTGCTGCTCAGGAGCCGGACATCGTCCGCCGGACAGCGAACTTCCACCCCAGTGTCTGGGGAGACCGTTTCATCAACTATACTTGCGAGGACGAG AGCATTCAAGCCCAGAAGCAGGGACGGATTGAGGAGCTGAAGGGAGAGGTGAGGAGAGAGCTAGCGGCTGCTGCTGGTGAGATTTCGCAACAGCTGCATCTTATTGATGCCATCCAACGCCTCGGCGTGGCTTACCACTTCCAAATAGACATAGAAGAAGCACTAAAACAGGCATTTCAGAAATATAATAGTACTGAATATGATGAGAGTAACTATGATGGCGATGATCTCTATGAAGCTGCGCTTTGGTTTCGGTTACTCAGACAAGAAGGTTACAATGTTTCGTGTG GTGTATTCAACAAGTTCAAAAATGATCAGGGTAACTTCAAGGAATCTTTAATTAGTGATGCAAAAGGATTGCTAGGCTTTTATGAGGCTACTCATTTGAGGGTGCATGGAGATGATATCCTAGATGAGGCTCTTGAGTTCACTACTGCTCACCTTCGATCAATGGTATCTCAGTTGAATTATCCAGTAGCTGATCAAGTTGCACATGCCCTTAAGCAGCCACTCCACAAGGGCTTGCCTAGATTAGAGGCTAGACGCTACTTTCCGATCTATCAAGCCGATGCTTCCCACAATAAAGCTTTACTAGAACTTGCGAAGTTAGATTTCAACTTATTACAGTCATTGCACAAGAAGGAGCTAAGTAGCATAACCAA ATGGTGGAAGGACTTGGACTTTGCTACCAAGCTACCTTTTGCAAGAGATAGAGTGGTGGAGGGCTACTTTTGGATAGTGGGAGTGTATTTTGAGCCCAAATACATGCTTGCAAGAAGAACACTAACCAAAGTAATTGCTATTACATCTATTCTAGATGATATATATGATGTGTATGGCACAATTGAAGAACTAAAGATCTTTACAGAAGCAATTGAAAG GTGGGATATTAGTTGCATGGGTCAACTTCCTGACTATATGAAATTGTGTTATCAAGCACTTTTGGATGTGTTCAATGAAATTGAGGAAGACATGGCCAAAGAAGGAAGCTTGTTTCGTATGTACTATGCAAAAGAAGCG ATGAAAATTCTAGTCAAGGGCTACTTAGATGAGGCCAAATGGTTCCATGAAAAATATGTGCCCACATTTGATGAGTACATGCGCGTAGCACTAGTAACCTCTGGTTACACGATGCTTACAACAATATCATACCTTGGCATGGGagaaattgcaacaaaagaagcTTTTGATTGGCTTCTCAGTCATCCCTTGATTATTAAAGCTTCTGAATCAATTGGCAGACTTATGGACGATATGACTTCCCACCAG TTTGAGCAAGAGCGAGGGCATGTCGCATCAGGGATTGAATGTTACATGAGCCAATATGGAGTGTCGGAGCAAGAGGCGCAGGATGAGTTTGCAAAGCAAGTGATAAATGCATGGAAGGACATAAACCAGGAGTGCTTGAGGCCTACTGCTATGCCAATGCCTCTCCTAATGCGCATTCTTAATTTCACAAGAGTGATAGATGTCATTTATAAGGGCGAAGATGGGTATACACATGTTGGGAAAGCCATGAAAACTAACATAGCCTTGTTGCTTATTGATCATGTGGACATTTGA